The sequence CTGCGGCTTGCACGGCCAGCCTTCCGTCTACGTGCAAAGCTGGTATCAATaacacacacatgcacacacgaaATCCTCTGTCAACACCCGAcattctttcctccccccccccctcttgcgtgccccctcccctgtccAGATTACCGCTCCCCAGATACCACAGTTACTTTCCCTGTGCTTTATttgtctttcctctctcgaTTGCCTAGCGTATAATACGACTGCACATTGACTTGTTCTCATGAGCGATTGCGACTGGACTGTGATTCAAAAGGCCGTGGGGGCCGAATGGGACGCCTCTATCATTCCCGCGCTCTCCGCCTACATTGAGGTACCGAACCAGAGCCCCGACTTCGACCCCCATTGGGCGACGAACGGGCTCATGGAGAAGGCGTTCCACATTCTAATCGACTGGGTGAAGGGGCAGAACTTGCTGGGCTTCAGCTACGAGTTCATGGAGGTCGAGGGAAGGACGCCCTTCCTCCTAGTCGAGATAGCTGGGACGGAACGGACCAACAACACCGTCCTCATGTACGGCCACATGGATAAGCAGCCGCCTCTCCGTCCGTGGGCCGAAGGCCTTGATCCGCACAAGGCGGTGATGCGCGATGGCAAGCTGTACGGCCGCGGTGCGGCTGACGACGGCTACGCTATCTTTTCGGCCATTACGTCCGTCTCGGTactgcagcgccacggcATTCCGCATGGTCGCGTGGTCGTGGTCATTGAGGCGTGCGAGGAATCCGGCAGCTTCGACCTTGACTACTACATGGCGCAGTGCAAGGAGCGCATAGGCAACGTCGACTTGATAGTGTGCCTGGACAGCGGCTCCCTCAATTACGATCAGCTGTGGCTGACGACGTCGTTGCGTGGTGTGACGGGTGGTGTGCTGAACGTGCAGACGCTGACGGAGGCCATgcacagcggcgtcgccggcggTGTCGTGCCGGACACATTCCGCATTGCACGCGAATTGCTGGACCGAGTTGAGGATTCGAAGACCGGAACGGTGCTGCTCCCGGAGGCCCACTGCGAGATTCCAGACCACGTTGCCAAGTCCATGGTGTCGATGAAGTCCGTGCCATTCAAGCAGCAGTTTGCCATGGCCGATGGTGTGTCGGCGGAGCCGGGTGACAATGTGGAGCTGGCGCTGCGAAACTTCTGGAAGCCGAGCCTCACCGTGACGGGCGCCAATCTGCCGGAGCCACAGATTGCCGGCAACGTAATTCGGACGCTCACCTCACTGAAGCTGTCCCTCCgcttgccgccgctggtggacTCCGGAAAGGCGACCCAGGCCATGGCCAAGTTGCTCACGACGAACCCGCCGTACGGCGCCAAGGTTTGGTTTGAGCCCGAGGTGCCCGGCGACGGCTGCGCGACCCCAGAGCTGAAGCCGTGGCTTTCGAACGCGCTAAACGAGGGCAGCAAGATGGCGTACGGCAACCCACTGGCGTACCAAGGCGTGGGCTGCGCGATACCATTCATCTCCACGCTCACCAAAATGTACCCGCAAGCGCAGTTCATTGTCACCGGCGTCCTCGGTCCAAAGAGCAACGCGCACGGCCCCAACGAGTTCCTGCACGTCGGGTACGCGAAAGGCCTCACGCTCGCCATCAGCCACGTTGTTGCCGCGCATTTCCTCCTGGCGCCCCGATGATCGCCGGGCAGGCGGGGCCTGCcgcgccccccaccccgcgTTGCCCGCGGAGAAGACAAACAGGCCCGCACGCCCAGAAAGCCCGGAGGCAACAACGGGCGACCCCCCGCAAAAAGCCCGCGAGGAAACGCCGCCCGGGGAAGAGGCCGCGTCATGGGNNNNNNNNNNNNNNNNNNNNNNNNNNNNNNNNNNNNNNNNNNNNNNNNNNNNNNNNNNNNNNNNNNNNNNNNNNNNNNNNNNNNNNNNNNNNNNNNNNNNagggagggaggaggtgagggtACATGCTTGCAGTCCCACGCACGCcaacatacgcacacacccatgtGAACAGAGAAGTTGAGCggagaaagcgaaagggTGGGCCAAAggaaaagcaaaacaaagCAAATAccaaggagggagaggaggaaagtaGCACCTGTAGGCAAACACACTGCCACATATTATTACAATGCCGCAACATACCTCTGAATAGCTGTTTCGATGTCGCTTTTCTGTCTTGTCTTCATAGTGcgaggcgcgcacgtgcgtgagccacagaagaggaggagtagCAGGAGGTGATTGGTGaaggcagtgctgcagcgcgcttCTCCTGTGGTATCATCATGCTGTTTGCCATGTGCGAGTGGCAAAGAAGCATGAAAGGGGTGCCTTGGCAGCGCAATGGAGTGCACTCGATCCATtacgcctctctttctctgcatGTCTCGTCTCGTTGCGCACAACTTTCCTACCGTGGTGATCACActttgtctttttttttctctttgccttctACGTGTGCGTCGCCTTACTTTAGTACTGGTGTACTGCACCAGCCATTGGAGTGGCCAGAAGGGGCGGACGGTTGGGACCACAAACGTCTCACTGACAACAAACTCACTAGAGCCACAtaacgcgcgcgcgcacacacacacacacacacacacacaagcacaaaACACGTGCTCGCGGTGGAACCtcggggagagagacaactGGATCACAAGCGCagctgcccccctctcctctccccgcttTGTGTTTCCTGTATGGATTAGACCTTCTCCACTCCTTACCCGCGCAAAGATGCTTCGTTTATCTGTCGTAGTGTGTAGCAAGGTGGCACCGCAGTCTCTGTACACAGTGGCGCACGAGCTCCTTGAGGTCCAGCATGCATCAGGACGTACGCTCATGTCTGTTATGGGGCCAAGGTGCTACACCACTCGAGGTATGTTTCTCATCGGCTCCGCGAATCTGTTGTGTTTCACCACGTACTGCCTCATGATAAACTGGATTTATGAGGGCTACGTCGACTTGTGGTATGGTGTGTATGGGCTGGAGGACAGTGAGGATGGTGACGATGGTTGAGAGCGTAGGAAAGGCTCAGAGAATCGAGAAAGGCGGAAAGCAAACACCCCGTGATACCTTCCACGGGGTATATTCACTTCCCTACGCCTGTTAACCCTTTTCGTCCACTGCTACTTGTAGTGCATTTGCTGCTTGGACTATGTGGGAGTGTCTCTTAtggctctccctctcttaaG comes from Leishmania braziliensis MHOM/BR/75/M2904 complete genome, chromosome 33 and encodes:
- a CDS encoding putative peptidase M20/M25/M40 — its product is MSDCDWTVIQKAVGAEWDASIIPALSAYIEVPNQSPDFDPHWATNGLMEKAFHILIDWVKGQNLLGFSYEFMEVEGRTPFLLVEIAGTERTNNTVLMYGHMDKQPPLRPWAEGLDPHKAVMRDGKLYGRGAADDGYAIFSAITSVSVLQRHGIPHGRVVVVIEACEESGSFDLDYYMAQCKERIGNVDLIVCLDSGSLNYDQLWLTTSLRGVTGGVLNVQTLTEAMHSGVAGGVVPDTFRIARELLDRVEDSKTGTVLLPEAHCEIPDHVAKSMVSMKSVPFKQQFAMADGVSAEPGDNVELALRNFWKPSLTVTGANLPEPQIAGNVIRTLTSLKLSLRLPPLVDSGKATQAMAKLLTTNPPYGAKVWFEPEVPGDGCATPELKPWLSNALNEGSKMAYGNPLAYQGVGCAIPFISTLTKMYPQAQFIVTGVLGPKSNAHGPNEFLHVGYAKGLTLAISHVVAAHFLLAPR